The proteins below are encoded in one region of Geobacter sp.:
- a CDS encoding FAD-containing oxidoreductase, with amino-acid sequence MDETKSILPDTPENRALAENVHPEGWGNPEPSGCYNLVIIGAGTAGLVCAAGAAGLGAKVALIERHLMGGDCLNVGCVPSKGVIRAARAVFDARTAQPFGIDNTEALGFDFGRAMERMRTLRSSISHHDSARRFRDELGVDVYFGQAAFTASDCIAVGSRKLYFHRAAICTGTRAAVPQIPGLSDAGFQTNETIFSLTELPPRMAVIGAGPIGCELAQAFARFGCRITLIELGHQILGREDRDAAEILNDAFIREGIALQLGVKILRVEQRNGEKVVVLQDNSAAVEVAVDELLVGIGRLPNLEGLDLERGGIASTAQGITVGDTLQTSNPRVYAAGDVCSPYKFTHTADAMARILIANALFMGQQRTSSLTIPWCTYTDPEIAHVGMYEHDAREKGIEVTTLTVPLTEVDRAVLDGDSQGFARVHLKKGTDTILGATIVARHAGDMISELSLAISGKIGLRAIAATIHPYPTQAEVIRKLADAYNRTRLTPFVKKVLSGWLQWQRSGS; translated from the coding sequence ATGGATGAGACAAAATCCATTCTGCCCGATACCCCTGAAAACCGAGCTCTGGCGGAGAATGTCCACCCAGAGGGCTGGGGCAATCCGGAGCCGTCCGGATGTTACAACCTGGTCATCATCGGCGCCGGGACTGCCGGGCTGGTCTGCGCCGCCGGAGCTGCCGGGCTGGGGGCCAAGGTGGCTCTCATCGAGCGGCACCTGATGGGGGGCGATTGCCTGAATGTCGGCTGCGTCCCTTCCAAGGGGGTCATTCGCGCGGCTCGGGCGGTCTTCGACGCACGCACCGCCCAACCGTTCGGGATCGACAACACCGAGGCGCTCGGCTTCGACTTCGGCAGGGCCATGGAGCGGATGCGCACCCTGCGTAGCAGTATCAGCCATCACGACTCAGCCCGGCGGTTTCGCGACGAGCTCGGGGTTGACGTCTACTTCGGCCAGGCAGCCTTCACGGCATCCGACTGCATTGCGGTGGGGAGCAGAAAGCTCTATTTCCACCGCGCTGCCATCTGCACCGGCACTAGGGCTGCCGTACCGCAGATCCCCGGACTCTCAGACGCCGGATTCCAGACCAATGAAACCATCTTTTCACTCACCGAGCTTCCTCCCAGGATGGCCGTCATCGGCGCTGGACCCATCGGCTGTGAACTTGCCCAGGCCTTTGCCAGATTCGGCTGCAGGATCACCCTGATCGAGCTTGGCCATCAGATCCTGGGAAGGGAAGACCGCGATGCAGCCGAGATCCTGAACGACGCCTTCATCCGAGAGGGGATTGCCCTGCAGCTCGGGGTGAAGATCCTCAGGGTCGAACAGCGCAATGGAGAGAAGGTCGTCGTCCTCCAGGACAACAGTGCAGCGGTCGAGGTGGCAGTGGATGAACTCCTGGTCGGCATCGGCCGGCTGCCCAACCTGGAAGGCCTCGACCTGGAAAGGGGAGGGATCGCCAGCACTGCGCAGGGGATAACGGTGGGTGATACGCTGCAGACCAGCAACCCGCGGGTCTATGCGGCAGGAGACGTCTGTTCTCCCTACAAGTTCACCCATACCGCCGACGCCATGGCCCGCATCCTCATTGCCAATGCCCTGTTCATGGGACAACAGCGGACATCCTCCCTGACCATCCCCTGGTGTACCTATACCGACCCGGAGATCGCCCACGTGGGGATGTACGAACACGATGCCAGAGAAAAGGGGATCGAGGTGACCACCCTGACCGTTCCCCTGACCGAGGTGGACCGGGCCGTCCTGGACGGCGACAGCCAGGGGTTTGCCAGGGTCCACCTGAAAAAAGGGACCGACACCATCCTCGGCGCCACCATCGTCGCCCGTCATGCCGGCGACATGATCAGCGAACTCTCCCTGGCAATCTCGGGGAAAATCGGCCTCAGGGCAATCGCCGCAACGATCCATCCCTATCCGACCCAGGCAGAGGTTATCAGGAAACTCGCCGACGCCTACAACCGGACCCGGCTCACCCCCTTCGTCAAAAAGGTGCTGTCCGGGTGGCTGCAGTGGCAGCGAAGCGGTTCGTGA
- a CDS encoding response regulator, with product MTVDKKSIRYKLIVPSLIIVVAVFVALLVLIFGISKTVQDDYSRFTISAASNEVKKVLSTAANELTTAHLLGNSVVTEAKQKSVEEALDLLWQRIGQDGIIVGPNGAILFSTLGSDPARGLVNGGASGYYSIRLPQGTYHCYAETFPLWDWRVITLHRQTQSLFARSKVGIMLPLVAVGSLLMVLGIFLVLRQVVHQPISRMVSAIDTGETVAPTGLTEFDIIGNAVNDSIRRLREQTAALEAELVERTRMENALRESDAHIRMLLDNTEEGIFGIDLNGNCTFCNLSCLRMLGYDEENELYGIHLHDLIHHTHPDGTPYPGHECKVYEAYHLGRKVHIQNEVLWRSDGTSFPVEYWSHPVFENGRISGAVVTFLDISQRKQLEDQLIQAQKMESIGRLAGGVAHDFNNLLTPIIGYTEFLKQDLADNGKSLAMVQQIMKAAQRSKELVQQLLSFSRKQILEMKLIDINQVINSFHGILRRVVRENIDLRLYLTQESYGIRADRNQIEQVIMNLVVNSQDAISEGGSITIETSPVLLDDEYATLHTDVTPGRYLMLAVTDNGSGMDPETRQRIFEPFFTTKGIGKGTGLGLATVYGIVRQHSGNIWVYSEPGKGTTFKIYFPIVDAELPVEKRPLAETTNFTCERCSILVVEDNEMVRTLVHELLDRQGFEVLSAESPHEALQLCKGRDLDLLIADVVMPDMTGPELHAKLLDSYPGLKVLYMSGYTNNVIVHQGVLDEGIHFIQKPFAISSFVQKVQTLLTPAADG from the coding sequence ATGACCGTCGATAAGAAGAGTATCCGCTACAAGCTCATCGTCCCCAGCCTGATCATCGTCGTCGCGGTCTTTGTTGCCCTGCTGGTTCTCATCTTCGGGATATCGAAAACGGTGCAGGACGACTATTCACGCTTCACCATCAGTGCCGCCAGCAACGAAGTCAAGAAGGTCCTCTCCACGGCAGCGAACGAGTTAACAACGGCCCATCTGCTGGGAAACTCGGTGGTCACCGAGGCAAAGCAGAAGAGCGTAGAAGAGGCACTGGACCTGCTTTGGCAGCGCATCGGCCAAGACGGCATCATCGTCGGCCCAAATGGTGCCATCCTCTTTTCCACGCTCGGCTCAGACCCGGCCAGGGGGCTGGTCAATGGAGGAGCCTCCGGCTACTACTCCATCCGGCTCCCCCAAGGCACGTACCATTGCTACGCCGAAACCTTCCCGCTCTGGGACTGGCGGGTCATAACCCTGCATCGCCAGACCCAATCGCTGTTTGCCCGCAGCAAGGTCGGCATCATGCTGCCGCTCGTAGCCGTCGGCTCTCTTCTCATGGTTTTAGGGATCTTCCTGGTTCTGCGCCAGGTCGTCCATCAGCCGATATCGCGGATGGTTTCCGCCATCGACACCGGAGAAACCGTGGCACCGACCGGACTGACCGAATTCGATATCATCGGTAATGCCGTGAACGATTCCATCCGGCGTTTGCGGGAACAGACCGCTGCACTGGAAGCCGAACTCGTCGAACGGACCAGGATGGAAAACGCCCTGCGGGAGAGCGATGCGCACATCCGCATGCTGCTTGACAATACCGAGGAAGGAATCTTCGGCATAGACCTGAACGGAAACTGCACCTTCTGCAACCTATCCTGCCTTCGCATGCTGGGTTACGACGAAGAAAATGAGCTGTACGGCATCCACCTCCACGACCTGATCCACCACACCCACCCGGACGGCACCCCGTACCCCGGCCATGAATGCAAGGTCTATGAGGCATACCACCTGGGAAGGAAGGTGCATATCCAGAACGAGGTCCTCTGGCGCTCCGACGGCACCAGCTTCCCGGTAGAGTACTGGTCGCACCCGGTATTCGAGAACGGCAGGATCTCCGGCGCCGTGGTAACCTTTCTCGACATCAGCCAACGGAAACAGCTGGAAGACCAGTTGATACAGGCACAGAAGATGGAATCCATCGGCCGCCTGGCAGGGGGAGTTGCCCACGATTTCAATAACCTTCTGACACCGATCATCGGCTACACCGAATTCCTCAAACAGGATCTGGCAGATAACGGCAAGTCCCTGGCCATGGTCCAGCAGATCATGAAGGCTGCGCAGCGTTCCAAGGAACTCGTGCAGCAGCTTCTCAGTTTCAGCCGCAAGCAGATCCTGGAGATGAAGCTGATCGACATCAACCAGGTCATCAACTCCTTCCATGGCATCCTGCGGCGGGTCGTCAGGGAGAACATCGACCTGCGCCTCTATCTGACGCAGGAATCGTACGGCATCCGCGCAGACAGGAACCAGATCGAGCAGGTCATCATGAACCTGGTGGTCAACTCACAGGACGCCATTAGCGAAGGCGGGTCCATCACCATCGAAACGTCGCCGGTACTGCTCGATGACGAATATGCGACGCTGCATACGGATGTGACCCCCGGACGCTACCTGATGCTGGCCGTCACCGACAACGGCAGCGGCATGGACCCGGAGACGCGGCAGAGGATCTTCGAGCCGTTCTTCACCACGAAAGGGATCGGGAAGGGGACCGGCCTGGGGCTCGCCACCGTTTACGGCATTGTCAGGCAACACTCCGGCAACATCTGGGTCTACAGCGAACCGGGCAAAGGAACGACCTTCAAGATCTACTTTCCGATCGTCGATGCAGAGCTGCCGGTGGAGAAGCGCCCGTTGGCCGAGACCACGAACTTCACCTGCGAGCGCTGCTCGATCCTCGTTGTCGAAGACAATGAGATGGTCCGGACCCTGGTACATGAACTGCTGGACCGGCAGGGTTTCGAGGTGCTTTCTGCCGAGAGTCCGCACGAAGCGCTGCAATTGTGCAAGGGGCGCGACCTCGACCTGCTGATCGCCGATGTGGTGATGCCCGACATGACTGGTCCCGAACTGCACGCGAAACTGCTCGACTCCTACCCCGGCCTGAAGGTCCTGTACATGTCGGGCTATACCAACAACGTCATCGTGCACCAAGGGGTCCTTGACGAAGGGATACATTTCATCCAGAAACCGTTTGCCATCAGCTCGTTTGTCCAGAAGGTCCAGACACTGCTGACCCCCGCTGCTGACGGATAA
- a CDS encoding PhnD/SsuA/transferrin family substrate-binding protein yields MKTVAYLVTFLAVLTLLPGNGAADSHDSQGNRDSSSYTLAVVPFYSPEKMWLLYSPVVDYLRKSTGQPWELKLYHNHDEFIDAICDGRVTAALAGPVPLSRAYHRCGARPFLVALDKHGKPSYRSVILTTDPAITTLTGLKGKKIGFFRGSTAAHIVPAKMLIDAGLSLSAIQPVFLDSQDRLISALLGGEIAAAGVKEALYQKFRKEDLHVIATSDKLPNFALCASPTVSSKSRERLMTALLSLKPTTQRHDAEIVKNWDDEVKNGFIVPDNEFLPLALTLYTYFREVTNDRR; encoded by the coding sequence ATGAAAACGGTCGCGTATCTTGTCACCTTCCTGGCAGTCCTGACACTGCTTCCCGGCAATGGCGCCGCAGATTCCCATGACTCGCAGGGAAACAGGGATTCTTCGTCCTATACCCTTGCGGTTGTACCGTTTTACAGCCCGGAGAAGATGTGGCTGCTCTATTCGCCAGTGGTCGATTATCTCAGAAAGAGCACCGGCCAACCATGGGAACTCAAGCTCTACCATAACCACGACGAATTCATCGATGCCATATGCGATGGCAGGGTAACCGCTGCCCTGGCCGGCCCGGTCCCGCTCAGCAGGGCCTACCACAGGTGCGGTGCTCGGCCCTTTCTCGTTGCCCTGGACAAACATGGCAAACCCTCGTATCGCTCCGTCATCCTGACCACTGATCCGGCGATCACCACCCTGACCGGACTCAAGGGGAAGAAGATCGGTTTCTTCAGGGGGTCGACCGCTGCGCATATCGTTCCCGCCAAGATGCTGATCGACGCCGGGCTTTCGCTCTCCGCCATTCAGCCCGTATTCCTGGATAGTCAGGACCGGCTCATATCGGCGCTCCTGGGCGGAGAGATAGCCGCGGCAGGCGTCAAGGAAGCCCTCTATCAGAAATTCCGCAAAGAAGACCTGCATGTCATTGCAACCTCGGACAAACTGCCGAATTTTGCCCTCTGCGCCAGCCCCACGGTATCGTCGAAATCCCGTGAACGCCTGATGACAGCGCTTCTCAGCCTCAAACCCACTACGCAGAGACATGATGCGGAGATCGTGAAAAACTGGGACGACGAGGTCAAAAACGGCTTTATCGTCCCTGACAATGAATTCCTGCCGCTCGCGCTCACGTTGTACACCTATTTCAGGGAAGTAACGAATGACCGTCGATAA
- a CDS encoding radical SAM/Cys-rich domain protein: MTFKETLAQNGIELLRDVTTTLQVNVGLTCDLACRHCHQEAGPTRHEMMNPETVAEVIACAGRITFDTLDLTGGAPELLPDLPHLVAAVAPLANRVIVRTNLVALARTELQHLPEIYRANRVAIVASLPATNQQQTDALRGSGVWQKSIAMLKVLNGLGYGRQGSGLTLDLVSNPAGAFLPPGQAEAERRFRRDLEQKHGITFNSLLTLTNVPLGRFRTWLESSGNLQAYLEKLEGSFNPGTVPGLMCRSFISVDWNGFLYDCDFNLVTGLHHRGTRMHISELRELPEPGIPIPVGDYCFACTAGAGFTCGGSIAA, encoded by the coding sequence ATGACCTTCAAGGAAACACTGGCGCAGAACGGCATCGAACTGCTGCGGGACGTTACCACGACCCTGCAGGTGAACGTGGGGCTTACCTGTGACCTGGCATGCCGCCATTGTCACCAGGAAGCCGGTCCCACCCGGCACGAGATGATGAACCCCGAGACCGTGGCTGAGGTGATCGCCTGTGCCGGCCGGATCACGTTCGACACTCTGGATCTGACCGGCGGGGCGCCGGAACTGCTCCCCGACCTCCCGCACCTTGTTGCAGCAGTCGCGCCGCTGGCGAACAGGGTCATCGTCCGCACCAATCTCGTAGCCCTTGCCCGGACCGAGTTGCAACATCTGCCTGAGATCTACCGCGCAAACCGCGTCGCCATCGTGGCATCGCTGCCGGCAACCAACCAGCAGCAGACCGATGCGCTACGGGGGAGCGGAGTCTGGCAGAAAAGCATCGCCATGCTCAAGGTCCTGAACGGACTCGGCTACGGCAGGCAGGGCAGCGGCCTGACCCTCGACCTGGTCTCCAACCCGGCCGGGGCCTTCCTCCCCCCCGGCCAGGCAGAGGCAGAGCGGAGATTCCGACGCGACCTGGAGCAAAAGCACGGCATAACCTTCAACAGCCTGCTCACCCTGACCAATGTGCCCTTGGGGCGCTTCCGCACCTGGCTGGAGAGCTCTGGAAACCTGCAGGCCTACCTGGAGAAGCTGGAAGGCAGCTTCAACCCCGGCACGGTACCGGGGCTCATGTGCCGCTCCTTCATCTCGGTGGACTGGAACGGATTCCTCTACGACTGCGATTTCAACCTGGTCACCGGCCTGCACCATCGCGGTACGCGGATGCATATCTCCGAGCTCCGGGAACTGCCTGAACCGGGCATTCCCATCCCGGTCGGCGATTATTGTTTCGCCTGCACGGCCGGCGCCGGCTTCACCTGCGGAGGAAGCATCGCAGCATAG